The Mycolicibacterium fluoranthenivorans DNA window CCACCACGGCGAACAAGTCGGACAGCGCCGCCAAGCTGGCCGCCTGGAGGGCCGCCGCGGGCACCGGTCCGTCGACCCCGGGCAGCGAGCGGGTGGCCGTCGCCGCGGCAACCACCGTCGGCGCGAACCCCAGATTGAACGCCCCACGGGCGGTCGAGTTGACGCACATGTGTGTCATGAACCCGGCCAGGATGAGGTTCGTCGCCCCGACGGACTTCAGTTCGTTCTCCAGGTCGGTCTGCACGAACGAGTTCGGGAAATTCTTCACGATCACGGGCTCCCCGCCGCGCGGGGCGACCTGGCCGGCGATCGCACCCGACTCCCCCGCGATGTCATACAGCGAGCCGGGGCCGTCATCGTGCTGGATGTGGATGACCGGAATGCCGGCGCTGCGAGCGCGATCCAGCAGTGCCGCGGCCTCGTCCAGCGCCGCCTGCACACCCTCCAACTCCATCACGCCCT harbors:
- a CDS encoding isochorismatase family protein, which produces MTRPTLRELASLPAVPAAWSDSTLVLIDCQNTYTQGVMELEGVQAALDEAAALLDRARSAGIPVIHIQHDDGPGSLYDIAGESGAIAGQVAPRGGEPVIVKNFPNSFVQTDLENELKSVGATNLILAGFMTHMCVNSTARGAFNLGFAPTVVAAATATRSLPGVDGPVPAAALQAASLAALSDLFAVVVADGAGIPD